The following coding sequences are from one Streptomyces venezuelae window:
- a CDS encoding thioester reductase domain-containing protein has protein sequence MPEAAGGTSRNRSVNRRPEEEAIERRGPGRSAAADLLAHFRKPRPAPAAPQRSAGATRPASSAGPVSPARPAQAGSATETTQPVGPSGSASAAQDTHGVQGGDAAGQRTSEATRPLGSPGPAHGGQAAHGAPAAPVSGPVDGPPARTVAAVAADIAARAARFLPGGTPDPETDLFDAGLSSVDAVELVALMARELDVQLTLDDVFADARPRRLAQRWAKALGLPTTVSPAPGALASGDPASGIPTHAAFPPAAPAPGTSAQGAPVPGTPAPGASAPGTPVPGAPAPAALGPGTPAPGVSVPAVPAPAAPAPGTPVPGAPESPAPEPGASVPGAAVPAAPTASAAAPTPAAPAPPAALTPATQPPTTTPTPTSHSLPPVVIPAPDTDAAHEDLEVILGDLALADRLPFSRQADPVPPRRILLTGATGYLGSHLLLDLLRQGDAHVVCLVRAADDAAAERRLADALASFDQPWTAEVRRRVTVLAADLRQPFLGLAQDMWEGLAQELDSIVNVAAAVDFLRGYPSLRQTNVLGPLALAELAMTGRAKPLHHISSVAVFNEVGIEKMGEDDPVAHIDRLFAGYDKSKWAAEAVLRRAREHGLTVTFLRPGAIGGHTRTGVYNPRDLSTGLIGAFSRYRTVPAFKFMNLAPVDWISKVTAAVVFDPAAWGQNYNVTGRAETLPQLVKDMKLAGMNVRVANWREWRDDLIARHAADPVPELDFLIRILRSPTAMKLFEALMFGPEAGSERTDRFVARKRLPEAERYGSQAQLKAFERMARDGVARLPSREDPPYLQFRERTKGRVGPVGEDRDSKCRMALTLSIASMYQVVRHRKIDVRGEVFCERLHP, from the coding sequence ATGCCTGAGGCGGCCGGCGGCACGAGTCGCAACCGCAGTGTCAACCGGCGACCGGAGGAGGAGGCGATCGAACGGCGGGGCCCCGGCCGCAGCGCAGCGGCCGACCTCCTGGCCCACTTCCGGAAACCGCGGCCCGCACCTGCGGCGCCGCAGCGGTCCGCCGGGGCGACGCGGCCCGCGAGCTCTGCGGGGCCCGTCAGTCCTGCGCGGCCCGCGCAGGCCGGCTCCGCCACCGAGACGACGCAGCCGGTGGGTCCCTCGGGGTCCGCGAGTGCCGCGCAGGACACGCACGGCGTGCAGGGCGGCGATGCCGCCGGGCAGCGGACGTCCGAGGCGACGCGGCCCCTGGGTTCCCCGGGGCCCGCGCACGGCGGGCAAGCGGCGCACGGCGCGCCCGCCGCGCCGGTCTCCGGACCCGTCGACGGCCCGCCCGCGCGGACCGTCGCCGCGGTCGCCGCCGACATCGCGGCCCGCGCCGCCCGCTTCCTGCCCGGCGGTACGCCCGACCCCGAGACGGACCTGTTCGACGCGGGGCTGTCCTCCGTCGACGCGGTCGAGCTCGTCGCGCTGATGGCGCGGGAACTCGACGTACAGCTGACCCTCGACGACGTCTTCGCCGACGCCCGCCCGCGACGCCTGGCCCAACGCTGGGCCAAGGCCCTGGGCCTGCCCACGACGGTGTCGCCCGCGCCGGGAGCCCTCGCGAGCGGGGACCCCGCGTCCGGGATACCCACGCACGCGGCCTTCCCGCCCGCGGCCCCCGCGCCCGGGACCTCCGCGCAGGGCGCCCCCGTGCCCGGAACGCCGGCGCCCGGAGCCTCCGCCCCCGGCACCCCCGTGCCTGGGGCCCCCGCACCCGCGGCCCTCGGGCCTGGGACTCCCGCGCCCGGCGTCTCCGTGCCCGCGGTGCCCGCACCCGCGGCCCCCGCCCCCGGCACCCCCGTGCCCGGGGCCCCCGAATCCCCGGCCCCTGAGCCTGGTGCCTCCGTGCCCGGGGCCGCCGTACCCGCGGCCCCCACGGCGAGCGCGGCAGCCCCCACGCCCGCGGCCCCGGCCCCACCCGCAGCCCTCACCCCCGCGACCCAGCCCCCCACAACCACCCCCACCCCGACGTCCCACTCCCTTCCCCCCGTCGTAATCCCAGCCCCAGACACCGACGCCGCCCACGAGGACCTGGAGGTCATCCTCGGAGATCTCGCGCTCGCCGACCGCCTGCCGTTCAGTCGGCAGGCCGACCCCGTCCCGCCCCGCCGCATCCTGCTCACCGGTGCCACCGGGTACCTCGGGAGTCACCTTCTGCTCGATCTGCTGCGGCAGGGCGACGCCCACGTCGTATGTCTCGTGCGCGCGGCCGACGACGCCGCGGCGGAGCGGCGGCTCGCCGACGCGCTCGCGAGTTTCGACCAGCCGTGGACCGCCGAGGTGCGGCGCCGGGTCACCGTTCTCGCCGCCGACCTGCGGCAGCCGTTCCTCGGGCTCGCCCAGGACATGTGGGAGGGACTCGCCCAGGAGCTGGACTCGATCGTCAACGTCGCCGCCGCCGTCGACTTCCTGCGCGGCTACCCCTCCCTGCGCCAGACCAACGTGCTCGGCCCGCTCGCCCTCGCCGAACTGGCGATGACGGGACGAGCCAAGCCGCTGCACCACATCTCCTCGGTCGCCGTCTTCAACGAGGTCGGCATCGAGAAAATGGGCGAGGACGACCCGGTCGCCCACATCGACCGGCTCTTCGCCGGTTACGACAAGTCGAAGTGGGCGGCGGAAGCCGTGCTGCGGCGCGCCCGCGAGCACGGGCTCACCGTCACGTTCCTGCGGCCCGGCGCGATCGGCGGACACACCCGCACCGGCGTGTACAACCCGCGTGACCTCAGCACCGGTCTGATCGGCGCGTTCTCCCGGTACCGGACCGTACCGGCCTTCAAGTTCATGAACCTCGCCCCGGTCGACTGGATCAGCAAGGTGACGGCCGCCGTCGTCTTCGACCCCGCCGCGTGGGGCCAGAACTACAACGTCACCGGCCGCGCCGAGACCCTGCCGCAGCTGGTGAAGGACATGAAGCTGGCCGGCATGAACGTCCGCGTGGCCAACTGGCGCGAGTGGCGGGACGATCTCATCGCGCGGCACGCCGCCGACCCCGTGCCGGAGCTCGACTTCCTGATCCGCATCCTGCGCAGCCCCACCGCGATGAAGCTCTTCGAGGCGCTGATGTTCGGCCCCGAGGCGGGCTCGGAGCGCACCGACCGGTTCGTCGCCCGGAAGCGGCTGCCGGAGGCCGAACGGTACGGGTCGCAGGCCCAGTTGAAGGCGTTCGAGCGGATGGCGAGGGACGGTGTCGCCCGGCTTCCCAGCCGCGAGGACCCGCCCTATCTGCAGTTCCGTGAGCGGACCAAGGGGCGGGTCGGGCCCGTCGGCGAGGACCGTGACTCCAAGTGCAGGATGGCGCTCACCCTCTCCATCGCCAGCATGTACCAGGTCGTACGCCACCGGAAGATCGACGTACGCGGCGAGGTGTTCTGCGAGCGGCTGCACCCGTAG
- a CDS encoding alpha/beta fold hydrolase translates to MTTLRPLHHALGARVEDIPFTASDGTRLGLTRVAPEDGSTDRPVVLILHGLTASADMFTLPETRNLVDVLLDAGYEPWLLDWRGSCRLPYNEGRVRYTFDDVALYDIPEAVALIKERIDGRELLVVAHCIGAMCLSLSMAAGLVPGLSGVVAQGVFLTPKMSWKTRARLHFGGELLRSRFVNIPTDFKKVGLWSKHSLIFAEVSLGAECKDPNCQILHNDSWGVGGSLFEHDNLHEVTHDRLADLYGTVPMWILPHLRSIELAHTMMRYNDGDGRYDALPKNALDEAGSFDTPLMLLSGSDNRFWYDSNEICHDVLKRRYPEMDVRYVEVPGYGHLDAFIGRNAALDVFGHIVDFLDECRVSDDVRA, encoded by the coding sequence ATGACGACGCTGAGGCCCCTCCACCACGCACTCGGCGCCCGCGTCGAGGACATCCCCTTCACCGCCTCCGACGGCACCCGGCTCGGCCTCACCCGCGTCGCCCCCGAGGACGGCTCCACCGACCGCCCGGTCGTCCTGATCCTGCACGGACTGACCGCGTCGGCCGACATGTTCACGCTCCCCGAGACCCGCAACCTCGTGGACGTCCTGCTCGACGCGGGCTACGAACCGTGGCTCCTGGACTGGCGGGGCAGCTGCCGGCTGCCGTACAACGAGGGCCGGGTCCGCTACACCTTCGACGACGTCGCGCTCTACGACATCCCCGAGGCCGTTGCGCTGATCAAAGAACGTATCGACGGACGCGAACTCCTCGTCGTCGCGCACTGCATCGGCGCGATGTGCCTGTCGCTGAGCATGGCCGCCGGGCTCGTGCCCGGTCTGTCCGGTGTCGTCGCGCAGGGCGTGTTCCTCACCCCGAAGATGTCCTGGAAGACCCGCGCCCGCCTGCACTTCGGCGGGGAGCTGCTGCGCTCCCGCTTCGTCAACATCCCCACCGACTTCAAGAAGGTCGGCCTGTGGTCGAAGCACTCGCTGATCTTCGCGGAGGTGTCGCTGGGCGCCGAGTGCAAGGACCCCAACTGCCAGATCCTGCACAACGATTCGTGGGGGGTCGGCGGCTCGCTCTTCGAGCACGACAACCTCCACGAGGTCACCCACGACCGCCTCGCCGACCTGTACGGCACGGTGCCCATGTGGATCCTGCCGCACCTGCGCAGCATCGAACTGGCGCACACGATGATGCGGTACAACGACGGCGACGGCCGCTACGACGCGCTCCCGAAGAACGCGCTCGACGAGGCGGGCTCGTTCGACACCCCGCTGATGCTGCTCTCCGGCAGCGACAACCGCTTCTGGTACGACTCGAACGAGATCTGCCACGACGTCCTGAAGCGCCGCTACCCCGAGATGGACGTCCGGTACGTGGAGGTGCCCGGCTACGGCCACCTCGACGCGTTCATCGGCCGCAACGCCGCGCTCGACGTGTTCGGCCACATCGTCGACTTCCTGGACGAGTGCCGGGTCTCCGATGACGTCCGCGCCTGA